DNA from Cyprinus carpio isolate SPL01 chromosome B3, ASM1834038v1, whole genome shotgun sequence:
CTAGACATGATACAAGTCACACCAGTTTaacatcaatgtttttttttttcctgctccgCTCACGTTTTTTGCTGAAATGTGTGTCTTAAAGCTGAAGTGAATAATTTCTGTGCTACTAACCAGCAAATACCAATCAGAATAGCAAAAATAGGTTTCTTAAAAACACCTTTTCCTGCCAGTGCTTGCTGAACTCAGTCCTGCCCCAAACTTACACCACTGGTTGTACCAGCCTTGCTATGTTGTGTTAGGCATAAACCAAACAAAGCAAAGTTTTGATAGCACTACagtgttcaaatgttttggggACACTGATGTACAAATGGCTTACATATAGTTATCAATGCATATTAAGCTGGGCTAGAAGAAGAATTAGACCCATTTCAGCTTTAATACCAGCAAAAATGAAGCTACACTCATTCAGATtcttaagatttttaatgtgtttgaaagaagtctgcatttatttgatcaaaaattgaacaaaacaataatactataaaatacttTTCCAGTTTAAAGtatctattttttgtattttaatatattttcacaagTAATGCATtcctcctgtgatggcaaagcttaatttttcagtcttcagagtcacataatccttcagaaatcattctaatatgctgatttagtgctgaaaaaacatttattatcagttatcatattataaatgtcgaaaacagtcatgctgcttaatattttttagaattctttgatgaatattctTTGGTGGGAAcagcatttcaaataaacatcttttggaacattataaatgtttttactgtcaattttgatcaatgtaatgcatccttgctggataacaagtttcttttctcatttattcttatataaagtctactgaccccaaacatttgaatggtagtctaaAAACCTGCTGTAAGCTTTTGATAACACAGTGCATCTAGCAAATGCAAAGCAGCATGAGGCCTATGagatgtctttctctctctctctctctcttagccGTAGCATCAGAGTCAAGGCCCTGGGCTAGGGTCATCCGCCCTTCAAAATGTGAGTACTGTATGTGAACTGCATGGTCCCCTCCCAAAGCCCAGAAGCTCGCTTCACTAACCAGCACTCAAAGAATTCCCAGCGCACTCTGCAAAACTACTAAATCACATAGTGTGGACAACATTTTGGCTTATATACCACATCTCTGAAGGGCTAAACCCAAGGTCACATTGCAAACAGACATGACAAATGTGCCCATATGTAAATACCTCAacaagatggaaaaaatgcattcagaaaatatttCCGAGGTCTGCTCTGctgtatgtaaatgtttattcagCATGTTTATAGCAGTGGACCATTAACAGAAATCATTAGGACAAAATAAGATCCATGCCAGCTAGACCTACCTTGAAGTTGTCTTGTGTAATGTCTAGAAATAGTGAGAAGACTGCTTGTTTGTGCCAAGGTTGGATTTGGTTCGACTTTTGCAGCATGCACAGTCAATGCCATGGTCTCTAATATTTAAAGAACCTCTTATCTAAGACCTCAGTCCTAATTGCCAAATCGGTTTAAATTATTGGAAAAGACTCTTTCTTGGAAACCCACATGTCAAAGCATCATATGTTTGCTTACTTTACTGTAGGTCTGTACAACAGTCCAAGAGTATTGAGGTTGTACACCGCATAGGCAGtttgtttcttttccttttttttttttttttttaactatattgaGGCATTGTTGCAAGATaacagaagtagcaacagatcttcttttttttctatattgtgaCATATATTTGAGTAAGAACATGGCGGTGACTTCATTGCCTGTTCagtggttgttgattggatggaggcagatctgaatgcaagcttgctGTCAATTGTAAGAAAGGAACAGGGTTTAaatggactaaatgattggagaagtccagcaTATGTCACCAAATAGAAGTCTGTTGTTTCACTGGAAGATTGAGTTAtgctaatttgtttttaaaaatgcacataataTGCATGTTATGAATTGTgcacagatcaacatcaaattagatcaataacatacatttagaaaataaatgaatttgtcatttcatgctgactttaacccATACAATATGTATAGTGCACAAAGTTTCTGTTTACGATTCTACCATAACCAATTGCAAGATTAAAAATCAAGTGTTTTGAAATTGAAAAgttcacaaataattttaatcttttttttttttccttcattattaATCACTGCAGTCAGTTCTAAGTAATTTGGGTACTTGGCCATTGGTAATATATTTGCAAAATTATTGCAGATTAGATTCATGCTGCTGTCTTTTTAGGGAAATGCTTCCTCTATTGTAATGGGTTGATGGACCACGTCTATGTGTGTCAGAATATGTCCAGTTGCTCCAGCTGGTACAAAACCCCTACCCACTTCAGCGGGACCGTGGTGAGAATTCATTCACATCACATCTTTCCAAACTGTGACCACACACACTCTTGATTAACCATCTTTTTTGTGTGTCAGGATGCATTTGTAAAGATCACTCGTAACGAGGGGCTGAGGTCTTTGTGGAGCGGACTTCCTCCCACACTGTAAGTGCATGCATCATATGTACAGCTACATAAAAGCAGAGACTATCATAACACCTGTTTTTTGTGTGTCCGTTTATAAATTGTGTGCTGCAACTCCAGCTCAGTCTAAAGACTTTGATTCTAATCAAACAAGTGCAGTGTTAttaacaagtgcagtttattaaatAAGTCAGATTTTAATTGATGTAAATGCTTTGACGGATACAAAGATCACTGAGTGAAGGATTCTGTAGACTGCTTCAGACAGATGTCTCAAGTGTATTGAAGGGATCCATTAACAGAACCTCCTCACAAGGgtcattatttgaaaataaaatgacatgctGTTTACCGAATAGTGGTGCAGGAGACGCTGTGCAAGCAAACAACCTTTTGactttgtaaatgtataaataacgTGTTAATGATTGAACGTCTGTACCAAGTTCACTGTAATTAACCTTTTTTGGGGTCGGTTTTACAAACCAGCAAATAGGAACAAACATCAATCTTGGGAATGGCACACATTTGTAATTAGTGCACAAGTTGTTttcagtgagtgtgtttgtgtttgaaggTGATGGCGGTTCCTGCCACAGTCATCTATTTCACCTGTTACGACCAGCTGCGAGACTTCCTGCGCTACAGCATGGGCTATCACGGGGACCATATCCCTCTCATAGCAGGAGGCTTAGCAAGATGTGAGTATTTACTTGGCCTTGTTGTCTCGTACAAGTGCTGTGTATTATGAGCATCTTAAAATGATataagtgtgtgttgtgtgtgtgtgtgtgtgtgtgtgcaatattgGTTATTGGCAgcattggatatttaattgttatttctcATTTTTCCTGTTTAGATTTGATGCcatctaacattttaaaataatctgtatattaatattgttagTATGTATTACTAATAgtaatgtattataacaaatatatatgctATCTTTCGTTGAAATGTTTGGCGTCAGATTCTAATAAGATTTATTATTGGTAATTGAAATCTTTTgcaaagtaagatatttttatactgtacatatttttatactgtacagtataatgtCGCAATTCTAGAATTTATAAtgattgatttaaatgtatttaggccaaaaaaaaaagaaagcataatgttagtatcagtgcatccctagttttgtttttggttattgctGTGCTGTGAGTTATTGATGTCTCTCTCTGTGCTGCTCAGTGGGAGCGGTGTCTGTGATCAGTCCTCTGGAGTTAGTTCGGACTAAGATGCAGTCCCGCAAGCTACCGTACAGCGAGCTGATGGTGTGTATCCGCTCGGCTGTGGCTCAGGACGGCTGCTTATCTCTCTGGAGAGgctggggacccactgtcctaCGGGACGTGCCCTTTTCCGGTCAGTGACCTGTACACTCTCTGACAGCCTGATGGTGAACTGATGTTCCCCAGATGCAGTGtttgactgtttttgtgtttttccctCAGCCCTGTACTGGTTTAACTATGAGCTAGTGAAGGCACAGCTGTGTGAGCGATACAGGGATCCACAGACCTCATTCACCATCAGTTTTACAGCGGGGGCCGTCTCAGGAGCCGTGAGTATACTCTCAAAAGCCAGATATGATTGTTGACTTgttgacactttaaaataagaaatcCGATGGCTATAAATTAATATAGAGGAGTTTATGAATGATTACATAAAGCTGCGGTGAGAAAGATAAAACAGTGTGAGCAGAGTCTGATAACCTTATCTGGCCTGACTGATTAACAACAAGGGCATTTTGCGTGAGAATAAATGCTGGGGCAACTTGTGTCCCAGATGAATATAGGACATGAGTGAAACTGGACTTTTGAATTGAAATCTAACTAATGGCCAAGTTACATTTTGTATATTCGTACTATGTACTTAATgttactacattaaaaaaaaaaaaaaaacattattgaaatgttttgtttttgcaatgaaaatcaTATTAATCATTGGgtatgaaattaataatatatagaaagtttaagattaagatttaaatttttctgttttgtatgtttttctcccAAATAAGTCTTCTGTTTACcatttgaccaaaataaaaataaaaaatatataaaaaatagtaatattgtgaaatattattacaatctaaattaaatattttctattcgAATATACTGTAcgatgtaattttttcctgtgatgcaaagctgaattttcagcatcatttctccagtcttcagtgtcacatgatctgtcagaaatcaagaaacatctcttattattattattattattattattatcaatgttgaaattaatatttgttaatgtttttgtggaaactgtgtataaaatataaagtttaaaagaacagattttttttaaatacataatttttttatgtttttatgtaacattatgCATGCCATTTTAAATCTGGTTTTAAACCtggctgaattaaagtattaatagaaaaattaatgTCTCTCATACCCTCCTGGCTTatcagaatataatttatttcattttattttttcaacacaGATCGCTGCAATTCTGACCCTGCCATTTGACGTGGTGAAAACACGCAGGCAAATCCAGTTAGGAGAAATGGAGGCACTCGGAGGTATAGCAGCTTCTGTAGTTTCTCCTGTTAACACATTAGAAAGAGTGGATTGAGTAATGCAACCTGCATGCTGAGTGGCACATGATGTCATTAGGTGACGGCtcacttttaaaaacaattcgGAGCTGGTTACTTAAGctagatttaattacatttatcagGCATCAGATTTCTTGACATTTTGACCTTTCACAGCAGTCTCTGTGAAGAAACCGTCCTCCACATGGAACATGATGAGGAATATCTGGATTGACATGGGATACAGGGGTTTGTTTGCAGGTAAGCTCTAAGATCTAGTGATACTGACGTCAGAGTAGTTATATAACTTTACTAACCAAACTAGAGATTAGCATCAGTTAAAAGAGGCCTGTCTGTGCAAGTCAGGATTAGGGCCGCacgatatattaaaataaaatcatcattgTCAAATCACGCAGGCTGCTATTTCTGTAAACATATTCGCAACCGGTTTCGGAGTGAAGTGCAGCGTTTACACACATTGTAGCTGATGTTCAGCAGCGCATATTATTGATTgccctgtcaaaataaaagcttgatggtttacCATTTGAAAACGAAGAAATTAAGATGTaactattaaaattgtaat
Protein-coding regions in this window:
- the slc25a39 gene encoding solute carrier family 25 member 39 isoform X3, coding for MGEGPAVRPSAAITPMQQMLASGTGAVLTSLFVTPLDVVKIRLQAQQTPLYQGKCFLYCNGLMDHVYVCQNMSSCSSWYKTPTHFSGTVDAFVKITRNEGLRSLWSGLPPTLVMAVPATVIYFTCYDQLRDFLRYSMGYHGDHIPLIAGGLARLGAVSVISPLELVRTKMQSRKLPYSELMVCIRSAVAQDGCLSLWRGWGPTVLRDVPFSALYWFNYELVKAQLCERYRDPQTSFTISFTAGAVSGAIAAILTLPFDVVKTRRQIQLGEMEALGAVSVKKPSSTWNMMRNIWIDMGYRGLFAGFLPRVIKVAPACAVMISTYEFGKTFFQERNLNQARCGL
- the slc25a39 gene encoding solute carrier family 25 member 39 isoform X2, encoding MGEGPAVRPSAAITPMQQMLASGTGAVLTSLFVTPLDVVKIRLQAQQTPLYQAVASESRPWARVIRPSKWKCFLYCNGLMDHVYVCQNMSSCSSWYKTPTHFSGTVDAFVKITRNEGLRSLWSGLPPTLVMAVPATVIYFTCYDQLRDFLRYSMGYHGDHIPLIAGGLARLGAVSVISPLELVRTKMQSRKLPYSELMVCIRSAVAQDGCLSLWRGWGPTVLRDVPFSALYWFNYELVKAQLCERYRDPQTSFTISFTAGAVSGAIAAILTLPFDVVKTRRQIQLGEMEALGVSVKKPSSTWNMMRNIWIDMGYRGLFAGFLPRVIKVAPACAVMISTYEFGKTFFQERNLNQARCGL
- the slc25a39 gene encoding solute carrier family 25 member 39 isoform X4 gives rise to the protein MGEGPAVRPSAAITPMQQMLASGTGAVLTSLFVTPLDVVKIRLQAQQTPLYQGKCFLYCNGLMDHVYVCQNMSSCSSWYKTPTHFSGTVDAFVKITRNEGLRSLWSGLPPTLVMAVPATVIYFTCYDQLRDFLRYSMGYHGDHIPLIAGGLARLGAVSVISPLELVRTKMQSRKLPYSELMVCIRSAVAQDGCLSLWRGWGPTVLRDVPFSALYWFNYELVKAQLCERYRDPQTSFTISFTAGAVSGAIAAILTLPFDVVKTRRQIQLGEMEALGVSVKKPSSTWNMMRNIWIDMGYRGLFAGFLPRVIKVAPACAVMISTYEFGKTFFQERNLNQARCGL
- the slc25a39 gene encoding solute carrier family 25 member 39 isoform X1, with amino-acid sequence MGEGPAVRPSAAITPMQQMLASGTGAVLTSLFVTPLDVVKIRLQAQQTPLYQAVASESRPWARVIRPSKWKCFLYCNGLMDHVYVCQNMSSCSSWYKTPTHFSGTVDAFVKITRNEGLRSLWSGLPPTLVMAVPATVIYFTCYDQLRDFLRYSMGYHGDHIPLIAGGLARLGAVSVISPLELVRTKMQSRKLPYSELMVCIRSAVAQDGCLSLWRGWGPTVLRDVPFSALYWFNYELVKAQLCERYRDPQTSFTISFTAGAVSGAIAAILTLPFDVVKTRRQIQLGEMEALGAVSVKKPSSTWNMMRNIWIDMGYRGLFAGFLPRVIKVAPACAVMISTYEFGKTFFQERNLNQARCGL